A section of the Stenotrophomonas acidaminiphila genome encodes:
- a CDS encoding anthranilate synthase component I gives MITQEQFQQQAAEGHTRIPVVREVLSDLDTPLSVYLKLADGPHTYLFESVEGGERFGRYSIIGLPARRIYSVRGHTLEVSELGEVIERREVADPLAEVEVLRAQHSVPQFDGLPGFTGGLVGWFGFECIQYIEPHLGAGDKPDELGTPDIYLMLSEELAVFDNLKGRLYLIVHADPAQPQAWARANRRLDELAHRLRQGGAGYPQAQVSDAIDEQDFQSSFTREEYHAVVRKAQEYVRAGDIFQVVPSQRLRVPFRARPIDVYRALRALNPSPYMYFIDVGGTQVVGSSPEILARLRDGIVTVRPIAGTRPRGATPEQDKALEVELLADPKERAEHVMLIDLGRNDVGRIAEPGTVRVGEQFVIERYSHVMHIVSEVTGTLKAGLSYSDVLRATFPAGTVSGAPKIRALEIIRELEPVKRNVYSGAVGYIGWHGDGDTAIAIRTAVIQGGYLYVQAGGGVVYDSDPDAEWQETMNKGRALFRAVAQAAKGL, from the coding sequence TTGATCACGCAAGAGCAGTTCCAGCAGCAGGCCGCTGAAGGCCATACCCGCATCCCCGTCGTCCGCGAAGTGCTGTCCGACCTGGACACGCCGCTGTCGGTCTATCTCAAGCTCGCCGACGGCCCGCATACCTACCTGTTCGAATCGGTCGAGGGCGGCGAACGCTTCGGCCGCTATTCGATCATCGGCCTGCCGGCGCGGCGCATCTACAGCGTCCGCGGCCATACGCTGGAAGTAAGCGAACTGGGTGAAGTGATCGAACGCCGCGAGGTCGCCGACCCGTTGGCCGAGGTCGAAGTCCTGCGCGCGCAGCACTCGGTGCCACAGTTCGATGGCCTGCCGGGTTTCACCGGCGGCCTGGTCGGCTGGTTCGGCTTCGAGTGCATCCAGTACATCGAGCCGCACCTGGGCGCGGGCGACAAACCCGACGAACTCGGCACGCCGGACATCTACCTGATGCTCTCCGAAGAGCTGGCGGTGTTCGATAACCTCAAGGGCCGGCTGTACCTGATCGTGCATGCCGACCCGGCGCAGCCGCAGGCCTGGGCCCGCGCCAACCGCCGCCTGGACGAACTGGCGCACCGGCTGCGCCAGGGCGGGGCCGGCTACCCGCAGGCGCAGGTGTCCGATGCCATCGACGAGCAGGATTTCCAGTCCTCGTTCACCCGCGAGGAGTACCACGCGGTGGTGCGCAAGGCACAGGAGTACGTGCGCGCCGGCGACATTTTCCAGGTGGTGCCGAGCCAGCGCCTGCGCGTGCCGTTCCGTGCGCGGCCGATCGACGTATACCGCGCCCTGCGTGCGCTGAATCCGTCGCCGTACATGTATTTCATCGACGTCGGCGGCACCCAGGTGGTCGGCTCCTCGCCGGAAATCCTGGCGCGGCTGCGCGATGGCATCGTCACCGTGCGCCCGATCGCCGGCACCCGCCCGCGCGGCGCCACGCCGGAACAGGACAAGGCGCTGGAGGTCGAGCTGCTGGCCGATCCCAAGGAGCGCGCCGAACACGTGATGCTGATCGACCTGGGCCGCAACGACGTCGGCCGCATCGCCGAGCCGGGCACGGTGAGGGTGGGCGAGCAGTTCGTGATCGAACGCTACAGCCACGTCATGCACATCGTCAGCGAAGTCACCGGCACCTTGAAGGCCGGGTTGAGCTACAGCGACGTGCTGCGCGCCACGTTCCCGGCCGGCACCGTCAGCGGCGCGCCCAAGATCCGCGCGCTGGAGATCATCCGCGAGCTGGAGCCGGTCAAGCGCAACGTCTATTCCGGCGCGGTCGGCTACATCGGCTGGCATGGCGACGGCGACACCGCCATCGCCATCCGCACCGCGGTCATCCAGGGCGGTTACCTGTACGTGCAGGCCGGTGGCGGCGTGGTCTACGACTCCGACCCCGACGCCGAGTGGCAGGAGACCATGAACAAGGGCCGCGCGCTGTTCCGCGCGGTGGCGCAGGCGGCGAAAGGGTTGTGA
- a CDS encoding DNA-binding response regulator, translating into MRILVVEDDTQISAYIAKGLREDGHVVDCVDNGRDGLFMATTETYAAVVLDRMLPGLDGLTVLRTLRGAGNTVPVLLLTALADVDHRVEGLRAGADDYLVKPFAFAELSARLDGLSRRAPGASPAAVSTRLQVADLELDLLRRTASRAGRAIDLLPREFMLLEYLMRNAGRVVTRTMLLESVWNYHFDPQTNVIDVHISRLRQKIDHGFATPLLHTVRGAGYRLDG; encoded by the coding sequence ATGCGCATACTGGTCGTCGAGGACGATACCCAGATTTCGGCCTACATCGCCAAGGGACTGCGCGAGGACGGGCACGTCGTCGACTGCGTGGACAACGGCCGCGATGGCCTGTTCATGGCCACTACCGAAACCTACGCGGCGGTCGTGCTGGACCGCATGCTGCCCGGCCTGGACGGGCTCACCGTGCTGCGCACGCTGCGCGGCGCCGGCAATACGGTGCCGGTGCTGCTGCTGACCGCGCTGGCCGATGTCGACCACCGGGTGGAAGGCTTGCGCGCCGGTGCCGACGACTACCTGGTCAAGCCGTTCGCGTTCGCCGAACTCAGTGCCCGGCTCGATGGCCTGTCGCGGCGCGCTCCCGGGGCATCGCCGGCCGCCGTGTCGACGCGGCTGCAGGTGGCCGACCTGGAACTGGACCTGCTGCGCCGCACCGCCTCGCGCGCAGGCCGTGCCATCGACCTGCTGCCGCGCGAGTTCATGCTGCTGGAGTACCTGATGCGCAACGCCGGCCGCGTGGTCACCCGCACCATGCTGCTGGAGTCGGTGTGGAACTACCATTTCGATCCGCAGACCAACGTGATCGACGTGCATATCAGCCGCCTGCGGCAGAAGATCGACCATGGCTTCGCCACGCCGCTGCTGCATACGGTGCGCGGTGCCGGCTACCGGCTCGACGGCTGA
- a CDS encoding anthranilate/aminodeoxychorismate synthase component II (TrpG; with TrpE catalyzes the formation of anthranilate and glutamate from chorismate and glutamine; TrpG provides the glutamine amidotransferase activity), with amino-acid sequence MLLMIDNYDSFTFNLVQYLQMLGAEVKVVRNDALSVEQIAALNPSHIVVSPGPKTPDDAGVSLEVIRRLGPTIPVFGVCLGHQSIGQVYGGDVIRAGNIMHGKTSPIRHEGKGVFAGLPDRYEATRYHSLVVDKNTLPDVLEITAWTENPDGSMEEIMGLRHRQYPVEGVQFHPESILTQHGHALMKNFLDRTC; translated from the coding sequence ATGCTGTTGATGATCGACAACTACGACAGCTTCACCTTCAACCTCGTGCAGTACCTGCAGATGCTGGGTGCCGAGGTGAAGGTGGTGCGCAACGACGCGCTCAGCGTCGAGCAGATCGCCGCGCTCAATCCCTCGCACATCGTGGTGTCGCCGGGGCCGAAGACGCCCGACGACGCCGGCGTGTCGCTGGAGGTGATCCGCCGGCTCGGCCCGACCATCCCGGTCTTCGGCGTGTGCCTGGGCCACCAGAGCATCGGCCAGGTGTATGGCGGTGACGTGATCCGCGCCGGCAACATCATGCATGGCAAGACCTCGCCGATCCGCCACGAGGGCAAGGGCGTGTTCGCCGGCCTGCCGGACCGCTACGAGGCCACGCGCTATCACTCGCTGGTGGTGGACAAGAACACGCTGCCGGACGTGCTGGAGATCACCGCCTGGACCGAGAACCCGGACGGCTCGATGGAGGAGATCATGGGCCTGCGCCACCGCCAGTACCCGGTGGAAGGCGTGCAGTTCCATCCTGAGTCCATCCTCACCCAGCACGGCCACGCGCTGATGAAGAACTTCCTGGACCGCACGTGCTGA